A DNA window from Acetilactobacillus jinshanensis contains the following coding sequences:
- a CDS encoding TIGR01906 family membrane protein yields the protein MIYRLKDNVKILTIIIFVILLSVFLTINVSGLFYWIAIQHFHLRQISGLSSASLMKCYFFMLRYLQVPWDSHLNLEFFRSSQKGLAHFRDVRHLIMANNLCLIVLGVVSHMLIKQLIKKDLLWKLINPFKIFLTFILVIMSIALVNFQNFFIKFHQVMFRNRDWVFSVRLDPVIKVLPTGYFAWCLIGFIACLTLISTLIIHYSK from the coding sequence ATGATTTACCGATTAAAAGATAACGTGAAGATATTGACTATCATTATTTTCGTAATTTTATTGTCAGTATTTTTAACGATTAATGTATCTGGTTTGTTTTATTGGATTGCAATTCAGCATTTTCATCTAAGACAAATTTCAGGATTGAGTAGTGCTTCGTTGATGAAGTGCTATTTTTTTATGTTGAGATATTTACAGGTTCCGTGGGATTCTCACTTGAATTTAGAATTCTTTCGAAGTTCTCAGAAGGGGCTTGCTCATTTTAGGGATGTTCGTCATTTAATTATGGCTAACAACCTATGTTTGATTGTTCTTGGTGTCGTTAGCCATATGCTTATTAAGCAGTTAATCAAGAAAGATCTTCTATGGAAATTAATAAATCCATTCAAGATCTTTCTAACGTTTATATTAGTAATAATGAGTATTGCTCTTGTTAATTTTCAGAATTTCTTTATTAAATTCCATCAGGTGATGTTTAGAAACCGAGATTGGGTCTTCAGTGTTCGTTTGGACCCGGTTATTAAGGTATTACCTACAGGTTATTTTGCGTGGTGCTTAATCGGCTTTATCGCGTGTTTAACGTTGATTTCAACCTTGATAATCCATTATTCAAAATAA
- a CDS encoding TIGR01457 family HAD-type hydrolase codes for MPKYKGYFIDLDGTVYRGKHRIPAARRFIERLQAKKIPFLFVTNNTTKMPVDVVRNLSDNHDIHVKPENVYTAGLATADYLDDIADPGKENRTVFVVGEKGLKQALMQKGFVITPHHPKFVTVALDDQATYKDFAIATLAIQHGATFIGTNIDTNIPNEKGMLPGAGALVDMVRYATQTQPIVIGKPKTIILRNALKLIGLKKDQVVMVGDNYMTDISAAINFGMDSLLVYTGVSTPQQIATKKIKPTYQIKSLDQWKL; via the coding sequence ATGCCTAAATATAAAGGCTACTTTATTGATTTAGATGGTACTGTTTATCGAGGGAAACATCGAATTCCTGCAGCGCGACGATTCATTGAACGTTTGCAGGCTAAGAAGATCCCGTTTTTGTTTGTGACTAATAATACGACCAAAATGCCGGTTGATGTGGTCCGCAATCTATCTGATAATCATGATATTCATGTTAAGCCCGAAAATGTATATACCGCTGGTTTGGCAACAGCAGATTATTTAGATGATATTGCGGATCCCGGTAAAGAGAATCGAACGGTCTTTGTCGTTGGTGAAAAGGGCTTAAAACAAGCTTTAATGCAAAAAGGCTTTGTAATTACACCGCATCACCCGAAGTTCGTTACGGTTGCTTTAGATGACCAGGCAACTTATAAAGATTTTGCGATTGCGACATTGGCGATTCAGCATGGCGCTACATTTATCGGGACTAATATCGATACTAATATTCCAAATGAAAAAGGGATGTTACCTGGTGCTGGAGCCTTAGTCGACATGGTTAGATATGCCACCCAAACTCAACCCATTGTGATTGGTAAACCGAAGACCATTATTTTACGAAATGCCTTAAAATTAATTGGCTTGAAGAAAGATCAAGTTGTCATGGTTGGTGATAACTACATGACCGATATTTCTGCGGCAATTAATTTTGGAATGGATTCGTTATTAGTGTATACCGGAGTTTCCACGCCACAGCAAATTGCCACTAAGAAGATTAAGCCCACTTATCAGATTAAATCGTTAGATCAGTGGAAGCTTTAA
- a CDS encoding YutD family protein gives MDRKQVDDLVQQARAHRAPLADIKQVSKDKLLINGHPYDLIVDNHHTFDLDAFKYRYNPVYSNYGYILGDWSYDQLRLTGFYDDNCHVADDLKISYLQDFLMEYCNFGVSYFILKNADVTKRSHKRHFKRRSFHHRPSNRQHKSFKRNPHKQFRIAKRH, from the coding sequence ATGGATCGAAAACAGGTTGATGACCTGGTTCAACAAGCTCGTGCTCATCGAGCTCCTTTAGCTGATATTAAACAGGTTTCTAAAGATAAATTATTAATTAATGGACATCCATATGATTTGATTGTCGATAATCATCATACTTTTGATTTGGATGCCTTTAAATATAGATACAATCCCGTTTATAGCAATTATGGCTATATCTTAGGTGATTGGAGTTACGACCAACTGAGATTGACAGGCTTTTATGATGATAATTGTCACGTCGCTGACGATTTAAAAATTTCTTATTTACAGGATTTCTTGATGGAATATTGCAATTTTGGCGTATCATACTTTATTTTAAAGAACGCTGATGTCACCAAGCGAAGTCATAAACGTCATTTTAAACGACGGTCATTTCATCATCGTCCGTCTAACCGTCAACATAAATCGTTTAAACGAAATCCACATAAGCAATTTCGAATTGCTAAACGTCATTAA
- a CDS encoding amino acid permease, which translates to MKNGEHDNQLAHGLKPRHVQLIALGGAIGTGLFLGAGQSIKLAGPAIIFAYLIAGLVCFLIMRALGELLISNPNCRSYIDFITKYLGRRNGFVVGWTYWICWITIAMAEITAAGMYMKFWFPHLPQWVTGLIVLIILFILNSKNVSVFGETEFWFALIKIFAIIMLILTGIIMVMVHYRTHVGFVSLSNLVNYGFFSHGLKGFLLSFQMVVFSFVGIEMIGMTAAETKSPQREIPKCINSVPTRILLFYVGSLLALMCIYPWIDVSASSSPFVQVFANVGIKFAASIINFVVLTAALSSCNSAIFTTGRMVFSLCYNHHSKFGRKLSSVSKKHHVPTYAIGFSTLIIAISVLLNLMTPSGVFSFISSVSTTCFLYIWGMIVLTHLQYRRKVAKKHLTSKLEFKMPGYPVSDYLALAFLAFVMVILMFKPETFIALVGSVIWLILMYWGYSIYSRTDRD; encoded by the coding sequence ATGAAAAACGGTGAACACGATAATCAATTAGCGCATGGCCTGAAGCCTAGGCATGTTCAGTTAATTGCGCTAGGTGGAGCGATTGGTACCGGTCTGTTTTTAGGTGCCGGTCAATCGATTAAATTAGCAGGGCCTGCAATTATATTTGCGTATTTAATTGCCGGGCTAGTGTGCTTCTTGATTATGAGGGCATTAGGTGAATTATTAATTTCAAATCCTAATTGCCGTTCATATATTGATTTTATTACTAAATATTTAGGTCGAAGAAACGGCTTTGTTGTTGGTTGGACATATTGGATATGTTGGATCACCATTGCGATGGCTGAGATAACGGCTGCTGGGATGTATATGAAGTTCTGGTTTCCCCATCTGCCACAATGGGTGACGGGATTAATTGTTTTAATAATCTTGTTCATCTTGAATTCTAAGAACGTGTCGGTATTTGGTGAAACTGAATTCTGGTTTGCGTTAATTAAGATTTTTGCCATTATCATGTTAATCTTAACCGGAATTATTATGGTGATGGTTCATTATCGAACCCACGTTGGTTTTGTAAGTTTGTCTAATTTAGTTAATTACGGTTTTTTTTCACACGGCTTGAAGGGCTTTTTACTGTCGTTTCAAATGGTCGTATTTAGTTTTGTCGGCATTGAAATGATTGGTATGACCGCTGCCGAGACCAAAAGCCCGCAACGTGAAATTCCTAAATGCATCAATAGTGTTCCAACTCGAATTCTGTTATTCTACGTTGGCTCATTACTGGCCTTAATGTGCATATATCCTTGGATTGATGTGTCAGCATCGTCTAGTCCATTTGTTCAGGTATTTGCTAACGTCGGGATTAAATTTGCGGCATCCATTATTAACTTTGTCGTTTTAACTGCCGCGTTATCTTCATGTAATAGTGCTATTTTTACTACGGGACGAATGGTGTTCTCATTATGTTATAATCACCATTCTAAATTTGGCCGAAAACTTAGTTCCGTATCTAAGAAACATCATGTTCCGACCTATGCAATTGGCTTTTCAACGTTGATTATTGCGATTTCGGTACTATTGAATTTGATGACACCAAGTGGTGTATTCTCATTTATTTCAAGTGTATCCACGACGTGTTTCCTGTATATTTGGGGAATGATTGTCCTTACCCATTTACAATATCGTCGAAAAGTTGCTAAGAAACATCTAACCAGTAAACTAGAATTTAAAATGCCCGGTTATCCAGTCAGTGATTATTTAGCATTAGCCTTTTTAGCATTTGTAATGGTGATCTTGATGTTTAAACCTGAGACATTCATCGCTTTAGTCGGGTCAGTTATCTGGCTGATTTTAATGTACTGGGGCTATTCAATTTATAGTCGAACCGACAGAGATTAA
- a CDS encoding class I SAM-dependent methyltransferase produces MNLSYLDGFVQTGRNILNNDQVEVKNGRPNAEDVKKLTALYKSLNYRQLPAEVIRRGIQLTMIKAIREDKIQANHQVTPDVIAFIMGYIMIRIVEKHQHLNLLDLTVGTGNLLFAVMHQLKQSIHCKISATGIDVDDTLLAISRVSAQMQGLNVNLIHQDSVMDFGPKDNDLAISDLPIGYYPLDNNTSKYQTRATNGHSYAHHLLIEQAMNHVKPGGFGEFLVPSTLFDTPQAKSLLKWMETDVYLQGMLNLPPELFANKQAQKAILLLQRRGGNAKQAKRVMIGEFPSFKKPGEFQKFIAEIVEWEEHDLLNN; encoded by the coding sequence ATGAATTTATCCTATCTGGATGGTTTTGTTCAAACCGGTCGGAATATTTTAAATAACGACCAGGTTGAAGTAAAGAACGGTCGTCCAAATGCTGAAGACGTAAAAAAGTTAACGGCATTATATAAATCCCTGAATTATCGTCAGTTACCTGCTGAAGTGATTCGACGCGGAATTCAATTGACGATGATTAAAGCGATTCGTGAAGATAAGATCCAGGCTAATCACCAAGTTACACCTGATGTAATTGCCTTTATTATGGGCTATATCATGATTCGAATCGTCGAAAAACATCAGCACTTAAATCTTTTGGATTTAACCGTTGGTACGGGTAATCTTTTATTTGCCGTTATGCATCAATTAAAACAGTCAATCCATTGCAAAATTTCAGCAACGGGAATTGATGTCGATGATACGTTACTGGCAATTTCTCGTGTAAGTGCCCAGATGCAGGGATTAAACGTTAATTTAATTCATCAGGATTCTGTTATGGATTTTGGGCCCAAAGATAATGATTTGGCGATCTCTGATTTACCGATCGGTTATTATCCATTGGATAATAATACCAGTAAATATCAAACTAGAGCCACCAATGGCCATTCATATGCTCATCATCTGTTGATTGAACAAGCTATGAATCACGTGAAGCCAGGTGGCTTTGGTGAATTCCTGGTACCGTCAACATTATTTGATACTCCACAGGCTAAGTCGCTTTTAAAGTGGATGGAAACCGATGTGTATCTACAGGGGATGCTTAATTTACCACCGGAATTGTTTGCTAATAAGCAAGCTCAAAAAGCTATTCTGTTGTTACAACGTCGTGGTGGTAACGCTAAGCAAGCCAAACGAGTTATGATTGGTGAATTCCCATCGTTTAAAAAGCCTGGTGAATTTCAGAAATTTATTGCTGAGATCGTTGAATGGGAAGAACATGACTTATTAAATAATTAA
- a CDS encoding prepilin-type N-terminal cleavage/methylation domain-containing protein: MNKLYRSQTKNNRNGFTLVETMLSLMITAFVILIVGSTFSDVRHSRYHNVMTQFYVYLDAIEDYKVTSYGDGELNLKKGRKNYYVELQDHDLILTTHHGGYMPFLYHVKKVEWHRTDNGLLDHHVIMQNGQQFDGKSRLNE, from the coding sequence ATGAACAAACTTTATCGAAGTCAAACCAAAAATAATCGAAATGGTTTTACGTTGGTTGAAACGATGCTTTCGTTGATGATAACGGCATTCGTCATTTTAATCGTCGGCTCGACGTTTTCTGACGTTAGACATAGTCGTTATCACAATGTGATGACTCAATTTTATGTGTATTTAGATGCGATTGAAGATTATAAGGTAACGTCATATGGTGATGGAGAATTGAATTTAAAGAAAGGCCGTAAAAATTATTATGTTGAGCTCCAAGATCATGACTTGATTTTAACCACTCATCATGGCGGTTACATGCCATTTCTATACCATGTGAAAAAAGTTGAATGGCATCGAACGGATAACGGACTTTTAGACCATCACGTAATAATGCAAAATGGCCAGCAATTTGACGGAAAGAGTCGATTAAATGAGTAG
- a CDS encoding prepilin-type N-terminal cleavage/methylation domain-containing protein: protein MMRYRNGFTLIETTIVLVISAMILSLSLYMNQHVNLDHFKDFFFWEKFQNQFELAEDAAINNNSSVAVTFHRHGLVIMKYRNKKVILRPPENLTLLTNKRIEIKNNGYIAPYPVRWLVDKHAVLDQNFQLGWGKYTFHYERT, encoded by the coding sequence ATGATGAGATATAGAAATGGTTTTACCTTAATTGAAACCACGATTGTCCTGGTTATTTCAGCAATGATCTTGAGCTTGAGTTTATACATGAATCAGCACGTTAATTTGGATCATTTTAAGGATTTTTTCTTCTGGGAAAAATTTCAAAATCAATTTGAGTTAGCTGAAGATGCGGCCATTAATAATAATTCAAGCGTAGCGGTTACGTTTCATCGGCATGGTTTAGTAATCATGAAGTATCGAAATAAAAAGGTGATCTTGCGCCCACCAGAAAATCTGACATTACTAACTAATAAACGGATTGAAATTAAAAATAATGGTTATATAGCACCATATCCGGTTAGATGGTTAGTCGATAAGCATGCGGTATTGGATCAAAATTTTCAACTCGGCTGGGGGAAGTATACTTTTCATTATGAAAGAACGTAA
- the comGC gene encoding competence type IV pilus major pilin ComGC has protein sequence MKKNYRKRKGFTLIEMTIVLFIISLLVLIIIPNMTKSRENANAVHKNAMTSVVQSQLDDYLDDHPENDEPGRGVSLSKLQTSGYLSNDQVKKASAEKIDIDNSKAPVVTKDGKPINKSDQNSSQS, from the coding sequence ATGAAAAAGAATTACCGAAAACGGAAGGGCTTTACCTTAATTGAAATGACGATTGTCCTTTTCATTATCTCGTTATTAGTGTTGATCATTATTCCAAACATGACGAAGTCTCGAGAGAACGCGAATGCCGTTCATAAAAACGCGATGACATCAGTAGTTCAATCTCAACTGGATGACTATTTAGATGATCATCCTGAAAATGACGAGCCTGGTCGTGGCGTTAGTTTATCCAAGCTCCAAACTAGTGGTTACCTATCCAATGATCAGGTTAAAAAAGCTAGTGCTGAAAAAATTGATATTGATAACAGTAAAGCACCGGTAGTAACTAAGGATGGCAAACCCATTAATAAGTCAGATCAGAATTCTAGTCAGTCTTAA
- a CDS encoding type II secretion system F family protein, protein MTWLKDNKLVQKFLDNLNSGKLSTNNQITLFTSIHDFLKNGFTLKEAFSFCSTVHPELEDAITVIKRSLSNGNSFADGIKTLVNFRTYCQIKIAEYHGDLVKTLGSVSKFLKIKQQQKNKLTELMVYPIFLLILLVGIVITIHLLVTPQFQNLSSGQTEHHYGLWLLISLLPIAIVIYGFWKYWRNQNQIWRINHELKIPVIGKIYQAYCAYYLSSNLALMMKCGMDLQQIVKFMMNFKSNPLILKFSQDVKQVINQGNNLRCLKSKYHFLPKQMMMLIDNGDTTNVLAQKLNAYSKLEFKSMVKQSTRLISMLQPIMFLIIGLLIVGTYLSMLLPMYSSIRGIN, encoded by the coding sequence ATGACTTGGTTAAAGGACAACAAATTAGTTCAAAAGTTTCTCGACAATTTAAATTCGGGTAAGCTATCAACTAATAATCAAATTACTTTATTTACTTCAATCCATGATTTTTTAAAAAATGGCTTCACGTTAAAAGAAGCCTTTAGCTTTTGTTCCACAGTTCATCCTGAATTAGAGGATGCAATCACTGTAATTAAAAGATCTTTATCAAATGGTAATAGTTTTGCCGATGGCATTAAAACGTTGGTGAATTTTAGAACGTACTGCCAGATCAAAATTGCTGAATATCATGGTGATTTGGTTAAAACGTTGGGTAGCGTTAGTAAATTTCTAAAAATAAAGCAACAGCAGAAGAATAAATTAACAGAACTCATGGTGTACCCGATTTTTCTGCTAATTCTTCTGGTGGGAATTGTTATCACGATTCATTTGCTGGTAACGCCTCAATTTCAGAATTTAAGTTCTGGACAAACTGAACATCATTACGGTCTATGGCTATTAATTAGTTTGTTGCCGATTGCGATTGTTATTTATGGATTTTGGAAATATTGGCGAAATCAGAATCAAATTTGGCGGATTAATCATGAGTTAAAAATTCCGGTTATTGGAAAAATATATCAAGCGTATTGCGCCTATTACTTATCGAGTAATTTAGCGTTAATGATGAAATGCGGGATGGATTTACAACAGATCGTTAAATTTATGATGAATTTTAAATCTAATCCGTTGATTTTAAAATTTAGTCAAGATGTTAAACAGGTCATTAATCAAGGTAATAATTTGCGGTGCTTAAAATCTAAATATCATTTTTTACCGAAACAAATGATGATGCTGATTGATAACGGTGATACGACCAACGTTTTAGCCCAAAAGCTAAATGCTTATTCAAAATTGGAATTTAAATCAATGGTCAAGCAGTCAACACGTTTAATTTCAATGTTACAACCAATCATGTTTTTAATTATCGGTTTGTTAATTGTTGGGACGTATTTGAGTATGTTATTGCCGATGTATAGTTCGATTCGAGGGATTAATTAA
- the comGA gene encoding competence type IV pilus ATPase ComGA, with protein MLEGDEIKIEKLLTNLWQFSVEHQVSDVYFLPNSKGYVVKLRMVNKLIIQHRLSLDQGQQCINYCKFHGGMNISEHRRPQLGSAVFNKQYFLRFSTVGDFYNHESMVIRIIKSLSNQRLNFLIPEQFTRLRSLAQRRGLMLFVGPTGSGKTTSIYQLAEDLGHQKMVMTIEDPVEIIKSGFLQLQINLKAGMNYQRLLKVGLRHRPDIFIIGEIRDADTASAAVQAALSGHLVLSTVHAQSPEGAIDRLSQLKVDRHYLQQCINSIVYQRLLPTRGDQIGALFNIVTNDQLWQKPIQDDSILKWRQQLHDLVKGQQISSKVSRQFKFG; from the coding sequence TTGTTGGAGGGTGATGAAATTAAGATTGAAAAATTATTAACGAATTTATGGCAATTTAGCGTTGAGCATCAGGTTTCTGACGTATATTTTTTGCCTAATTCGAAAGGTTATGTCGTGAAATTAAGGATGGTGAATAAGCTAATTATTCAGCATCGACTTTCGTTAGATCAGGGTCAGCAATGTATTAATTACTGTAAATTTCACGGCGGAATGAACATCAGTGAGCATCGGCGGCCTCAGTTGGGATCAGCAGTATTTAATAAACAATATTTTCTAAGGTTCTCAACGGTTGGTGATTTTTATAATCATGAATCAATGGTAATCAGGATAATTAAAAGTTTATCTAATCAACGTTTAAATTTCTTGATTCCAGAGCAATTTACTAGATTAAGGTCATTAGCACAACGACGTGGCTTAATGCTATTTGTGGGTCCAACGGGATCTGGTAAAACAACTTCGATTTATCAGTTGGCGGAAGATTTAGGTCATCAAAAAATGGTCATGACAATTGAGGATCCGGTTGAGATTATTAAGAGTGGTTTTCTACAGTTGCAAATTAATTTAAAAGCCGGAATGAATTACCAACGATTATTAAAAGTTGGTTTAAGACACCGTCCCGATATTTTTATTATCGGTGAAATTCGGGATGCAGATACCGCAAGTGCTGCGGTTCAAGCGGCTTTAAGTGGTCATTTAGTATTAAGTACCGTCCATGCGCAATCTCCAGAAGGTGCCATTGACCGGTTATCACAGCTTAAGGTCGATCGCCATTATTTACAGCAATGCATTAATTCAATTGTGTATCAAAGACTTTTACCAACTCGTGGTGATCAAATTGGGGCGTTATTTAACATCGTCACTAATGATCAATTATGGCAAAAGCCGATCCAAGATGACTCGATTTTGAAATGGAGGCAACAATTACATGACTTGGTTAAAGGACAACAAATTAGTTCAAAAGTTTCTCGACAATTTAAATTCGGGTAA
- a CDS encoding YebC/PmpR family DNA-binding transcriptional regulator yields MSGHSKWHNIQGRKGAQDKKRGKIFQKLSRNLYQAAKAGDPDPANNPDLRLVISKAHAQNMPKRNIKRAIDKATGAGGLHFEQITYEGYGPGGTAIMILVLTDNKNRTAAAIRSAFKHHGGSLGTSGSVSYLFDRKGLIVINRKGLDASEDSVLMDALDAGADDMKTYKDRFVITTAPNALKKAKDTLQKKYDLDTAEVKMVPKTVTTVPDDKVDQYKGLIDELDSNDDVQDIYEAAKLPDNVK; encoded by the coding sequence ATGTCAGGACATTCTAAATGGCATAACATACAAGGTCGTAAAGGCGCTCAAGATAAAAAGCGTGGCAAAATTTTCCAGAAATTATCTCGTAACTTATATCAAGCTGCTAAAGCAGGTGACCCTGATCCAGCCAACAACCCAGATCTTCGTTTAGTAATTAGTAAGGCACATGCTCAAAACATGCCAAAGCGTAATATTAAACGTGCGATTGATAAAGCTACTGGTGCAGGTGGCCTTCATTTCGAACAGATTACGTACGAAGGGTACGGACCTGGTGGTACCGCTATTATGATTTTAGTCTTAACTGATAATAAGAACCGAACGGCTGCCGCAATTCGTTCCGCATTTAAGCACCATGGTGGTTCATTGGGTACCAGTGGATCAGTATCATACCTGTTCGATCGTAAAGGCTTAATTGTTATTAACCGTAAGGGACTCGACGCTAGTGAAGATTCCGTATTAATGGATGCTTTAGACGCTGGTGCTGATGACATGAAGACTTATAAAGATCGTTTTGTTATCACCACAGCACCGAATGCTTTGAAGAAAGCTAAAGATACCTTACAGAAGAAATACGATTTAGATACTGCTGAAGTTAAGATGGTTCCAAAGACCGTTACAACGGTACCTGATGATAAGGTTGATCAGTACAAAGGCTTGATTGATGAATTGGACAGTAATGATGATGTTCAGGATATTTATGAAGCCGCTAAATTACCTGATAACGTCAAATAA
- the ccpA gene encoding catabolite control protein A, translating into MEKQKVTIYDVAHQAQVSMATVSRVVNGNSNVKPLTRKKVLKVIKDLNYHPNAVARGLASKRTTTVGVITPNVADTYFSELALGIDDIAAMYKYNIILANSDDNSKKEIHVLNTLLTKQVDGIIFMGNEITDALRKKFREAKTPIVLAGSIDSKKTEPSVNIDYRQATKDEVSHLIERGNKHIAFVTGSLDQAINSKHRLLGYQDALKKYQLPYDPKLVFSTDRSYHSGYKLSQRLIKLNVSAAMVSNDELAAGVMNGLTDSGIRIPDQFEIATSDDTKLTKMTRPTMTSITQPLYDIGAVAMRLLTKIMNKDKITNQDVLLPYGLIKRNSTK; encoded by the coding sequence ATGGAAAAACAAAAAGTCACCATCTACGATGTTGCGCATCAGGCGCAAGTATCCATGGCTACGGTATCACGAGTCGTGAATGGCAATTCAAACGTTAAACCTCTTACTAGAAAAAAAGTTCTAAAGGTTATTAAGGATCTGAACTATCATCCAAACGCGGTTGCTCGTGGACTAGCTAGTAAGCGTACCACTACGGTTGGGGTTATAACGCCCAATGTTGCCGATACGTATTTCTCTGAATTAGCTTTAGGAATTGATGATATTGCGGCTATGTATAAGTACAATATTATTCTAGCTAATTCAGATGATAATAGTAAAAAAGAAATTCATGTCTTGAACACGTTACTTACTAAACAAGTTGACGGCATTATCTTCATGGGTAATGAAATCACGGATGCTTTGAGAAAGAAATTCCGTGAAGCTAAAACACCCATTGTTTTAGCTGGATCCATTGATTCCAAAAAGACCGAACCCAGTGTAAACATTGACTACCGTCAAGCGACTAAAGATGAAGTGAGTCATCTAATTGAACGTGGCAACAAGCACATCGCGTTCGTTACGGGATCATTAGACCAAGCCATTAATTCTAAGCATCGATTACTTGGGTATCAGGATGCGTTAAAAAAATATCAGTTACCGTATGATCCTAAATTAGTGTTCTCTACAGATCGTTCCTATCACAGTGGTTATAAATTGAGTCAACGTTTGATCAAATTAAACGTTTCTGCTGCGATGGTGAGTAATGATGAGTTAGCTGCCGGTGTAATGAACGGCCTAACCGATAGCGGGATTCGAATTCCTGATCAATTTGAAATCGCGACTAGTGATGATACTAAATTAACCAAGATGACTCGTCCAACCATGACATCAATTACTCAACCATTATACGATATTGGTGCGGTTGCAATGCGATTACTAACCAAGATTATGAATAAAGATAAAATCACTAATCAGGATGTATTACTTCCGTATGGCTTAATTAAGCGGAATTCAACTAAGTAA
- a CDS encoding DUF948 domain-containing protein: MTAGQVAGLLAAFALLVLVIFIGIFLTKLVSTLDRVNHSLNDVTKDINAISKKSEGVLTESRQLINEVNHDMNIVRPVFKASADLGKSVSNVNQTVSDMGKHFKKRRKLRRSRFYKLGALLFSIFSLRKHK; this comes from the coding sequence ATGACAGCTGGTCAAGTTGCTGGATTATTAGCGGCATTTGCGCTGCTCGTTCTGGTTATTTTTATTGGCATTTTTTTAACAAAATTAGTGTCAACATTAGATAGAGTTAATCATAGTTTAAATGATGTAACTAAAGACATTAACGCAATTTCTAAAAAATCTGAAGGGGTATTAACTGAGTCACGTCAGTTAATTAATGAAGTTAATCATGACATGAACATAGTCCGTCCGGTTTTTAAAGCAAGCGCTGATCTTGGTAAAAGTGTTTCTAACGTTAATCAAACGGTTAGCGATATGGGTAAACATTTTAAAAAGCGTAGAAAATTGAGACGTTCACGTTTTTATAAACTTGGTGCACTTTTATTTAGTATTTTTAGTTTACGTAAGCATAAATAA